Proteins co-encoded in one bacterium genomic window:
- a CDS encoding AarF/ABC1/UbiB kinase family protein gives MLNSIRVIERTYLHAQRYRQILAVLFKYGFDDLVERLNLESYVEKGLKLIARGDQSEAIQKATSAERTRMAIEELGPTFIKLGQILSTHPDILSEEIVVEFEKLQDHVPAFSFDEVRKIVEEDLGESIESVYDDFQETPIAAASIGQVHRAKLKDGKEVVVKVQRPGIKRIVETDLDILFHLAELAERHMEGMEAHNPSKVIEDFSQTIHNELDFTTEAANMEAFLGEFRHEEGVYVPTVYHDLTSPRVLTMEFVRGIKPSNIEELRKADFDPNQIAHRGYKYMIQQILVFGFFHADPHPANHLVMSDGTICYLDFGMMGHLSRREREEFADLVTAIAKRDEVLAAKSFVRLSNWDTEPDREKLEKALEHFMNQHFHKSLKKMELGRLLRELVEILGDFRMRLPQDLLLVVKALSTVEGLGRMLNPEFDPIAEAEPMLRRLQRARKHPLRVAQDTMDATGEMLHFLRELPGQMRTFFSAIRRGRLDIKFEPTGLEPLLTMLDKVSSRLSLAILVGSLVIGSSVIVLSGVPPTWHDIPLIGIVGFVVTGFLSLWLIVSIIRQSKP, from the coding sequence TTGCTCAACAGCATCCGAGTTATCGAACGAACCTATTTGCACGCCCAGCGCTACCGCCAGATTCTTGCGGTGCTCTTCAAGTATGGATTCGACGATCTTGTCGAGCGCCTGAACCTGGAGAGCTATGTCGAGAAGGGGCTGAAGCTGATCGCCCGGGGCGACCAGTCGGAAGCCATTCAGAAGGCAACATCCGCCGAACGGACGCGCATGGCGATCGAGGAACTCGGCCCGACGTTCATCAAGCTTGGCCAGATTCTCTCCACGCATCCTGACATCTTGTCCGAAGAAATTGTCGTCGAATTCGAGAAACTGCAGGACCACGTTCCTGCCTTCTCGTTCGATGAAGTTCGCAAGATTGTAGAGGAGGATCTGGGCGAGTCGATCGAGTCGGTGTACGATGACTTTCAGGAGACTCCGATCGCGGCCGCATCGATCGGTCAGGTCCACCGTGCGAAATTGAAAGACGGCAAGGAAGTCGTCGTCAAGGTCCAGCGTCCCGGGATCAAGCGTATCGTCGAGACCGATCTGGATATTCTGTTTCACCTCGCGGAACTCGCCGAGCGCCACATGGAGGGGATGGAAGCCCACAATCCCTCCAAGGTGATCGAGGACTTCTCTCAGACGATCCACAACGAGCTCGATTTCACCACCGAAGCCGCCAATATGGAGGCCTTCCTCGGCGAATTCCGTCACGAAGAAGGCGTGTATGTCCCGACGGTGTACCACGATCTGACCTCGCCGCGTGTGCTCACGATGGAATTCGTTCGGGGGATCAAACCCTCGAACATCGAAGAGCTGCGCAAGGCCGATTTCGATCCAAACCAGATCGCGCATCGCGGCTACAAGTACATGATTCAACAGATTCTGGTGTTCGGTTTCTTTCACGCCGACCCTCATCCAGCGAATCATCTGGTCATGAGCGACGGCACGATCTGCTATCTCGACTTCGGCATGATGGGTCATCTCAGCCGACGCGAACGCGAGGAGTTCGCAGACCTCGTCACCGCCATTGCGAAGCGCGACGAGGTGCTCGCGGCAAAGTCCTTTGTACGTCTCTCGAATTGGGATACGGAACCCGATCGGGAGAAGCTCGAGAAGGCGCTCGAGCACTTCATGAACCAGCACTTCCACAAGTCGCTGAAGAAGATGGAACTGGGGCGCTTGCTGCGGGAGTTGGTTGAGATCCTCGGCGACTTCCGTATGCGCCTTCCGCAGGACCTGTTGCTTGTCGTCAAAGCCCTTAGCACCGTGGAAGGACTGGGGCGGATGCTGAATCCCGAATTCGATCCGATTGCAGAGGCCGAGCCGATGCTGCGCCGGCTCCAACGCGCTCGAAAGCATCCGTTGCGGGTTGCGCAGGACACGATGGACGCAACCGGCGAGATGCTGCACTTCCTCAGAGAGCTTCCCGGTCAGATGCGGACGTTCTTCTCCGCCATTCGGCGCGGGCGGTTGGACATCAAGTTCGAACCGACCGGGCTGGAGCCGCTCCTGACGATGCTGGACAAAGTCAGCAGCCGATTATCACTGGCGATTCTCGTCGGTTCCCTGGTGATCGGCTCCTCGGTGATTGTGCTGTCCGGAGTGCCGCCGACGTGGCACGATATTCCTCTGATTGGCATTGTGGGATTCGTCGTGACGGGATTCCTGTCCCTCTGGCTGATCGTTTCAATCATCCGTCAATCGAAGCCGTAG
- a CDS encoding methyltransferase domain-containing protein, which yields MDKHEQLTAGQFGGDILDVATGRGFFAHWMMENLQDVRSVTGIDESDKGFEQAQELFGERDIKLLQMSAARIGLPDASFDTVGICNSIHHLADRYSAMCEMSRVLRPGGTFLLTEMYRDDLTETQQTHAIMHHWWGEIDRSLGISHFKTFRRAELLELLEWSNLEVEVVIDHKDLTPDPKAPETLEHLDKVIDQYLERAGQTANREHFCRRGEEIRARLHDIGFHSATLLTVRGRKPVN from the coding sequence ATGGATAAGCACGAGCAACTGACAGCCGGTCAATTCGGCGGAGATATTCTCGATGTCGCCACCGGCCGTGGATTCTTTGCACACTGGATGATGGAGAATCTGCAGGATGTGCGCTCGGTGACCGGCATCGATGAATCCGACAAGGGCTTCGAGCAGGCTCAAGAGCTGTTCGGCGAGCGCGACATCAAGTTGCTGCAAATGAGTGCCGCGAGGATTGGCCTGCCGGACGCCAGCTTCGATACTGTCGGAATCTGCAATTCCATCCACCACCTCGCCGATCGATATTCCGCGATGTGCGAGATGTCCCGTGTTCTTCGCCCCGGCGGAACCTTCCTGCTGACGGAGATGTATCGCGATGACCTGACGGAGACTCAGCAGACCCACGCGATCATGCACCATTGGTGGGGAGAGATCGACCGCTCGCTGGGCATCAGTCACTTCAAGACCTTCCGGCGAGCGGAGCTCTTGGAACTGCTCGAGTGGTCGAATCTCGAAGTCGAAGTGGTCATTGACCACAAGGATCTCACCCCTGATCCCAAGGCGCCGGAGACTTTAGAACACCTGGACAAGGTCATCGACCAGTACCTCGAACGCGCGGGTCAAACGGCGAACCGAGAGCACTTCTGCCGTCGAGGGGAAGAAATTCGCGCGCGTCTCCACGATATCGGGTTCCATTCGGCAACGCTTCTGACGGTGCGCGGACGAAAACCGGTCAACTGA